The Dioscorea cayenensis subsp. rotundata cultivar TDr96_F1 chromosome 7, TDr96_F1_v2_PseudoChromosome.rev07_lg8_w22 25.fasta, whole genome shotgun sequence genome includes a region encoding these proteins:
- the LOC120265179 gene encoding putative disease resistance protein RGA3, translating to MAGVFSNALELIKELSTPHALQYLEPIWTGVDEQLQKLHRFLLFIQPFVEDAEERQLTDQAIRCWLLLLKDAAYDAEDILDEANTHELLIQRKAELSGRPRSKVREFFSLDFNPLLFKLKLGKKLRNINERINDLIEEMGKFKLRVLENNSKPLKNRPQTYSYVHESRVIFGRDEDKEKLLQMLISDCFDEKVAVVSVIGMGGLGKTTLAQLVYADERVKKQFELCIWVCVSDDFDVAKLARKIIHTASGKICDHTNMEVLQQDLRQILRKKRYLLVLDDVWNEDFKKWTDLKNMLLGGGEGSRILVTTRNEKCSRVMGAGKHYILKGLSEKSSWALFAQKAFATHVPKQPKLVEIGEKIVEKCQGLPLAIEVLGSIMHCKNEENEWQAVLENETWKLQHTENKIIPELWLSYVDLPTHLKKCFAFCAIFPKDHKIEEEKLIQFWMAHGFIPSQKGNDMEDEGREIFTELTRRSLLQYRYYRRASTIGRVCKMHDLIHDLAHFVMENECFTSMKSSVPNKIPIRPRHLNLYADINYNQGDCSIIHSVLHCRRDYSLLSKLKLVRVLDLSHAYIDELPASIEHLHHLRYLDISDTDIRKLPESICMLVNLQMLNLNGCERLSELPKSIRYMKSLRHLLFYYCPQFKTFPAGLSRLCDLKTLTGYIVGDDAENNIGQLKSLNLSGELALYDLQKVKNADDARKAKLDNKQNIHTLKLSWGNDDDKCCSIENAEEVLEALKCHDKLKNLTVSYYPGRQFPMWMRERQQFQYLNQINLLKCRECEQLHPLEILPSLESLSMSEMDGIKYIVYNSGGNTLQPFPTLKHLLISGMRNLEGWCVEEVRGANWSLFPRLTFMDITRCPKLITMPPQILPCLENLSISEMDSIKHIVNNRRGITLQSFPALKKLTLSEMRNLEWWCVEEGGEANLSLFPCLIRMDITGCPQVDNHATRDFYPVLSILASVT from the coding sequence ATGGCCGGAGTTTTCTCAAATGCCTTGGAATTGATCAAGGAGTTATCGACGCCTCATGCCCTCCAATATCTGGAACCCATTTGGACAGGAGTTGATGAGCAGCTTCAAAAGCTACACCGGTTCTTGTTGTTTATCCAACCTTTTGTTGAAGATGCAGAGGAGAGGCAGTTGACGGACCAGGCTATCAGGTGCTGGCTTTTGTTGCTCAAAGATGCTGCCTATGACGCTGAAGATATTCTTGACGAGGCCAATACGCATGAGCTACTCATCCAGCGCAAGGCAGAGCTTTCTGGTCGCCCAAGAAGCAAGGTGCGTGAAttcttttctcttgattttAACCCACTCTTGTTTAAACTAAAGTTGGGGAAGAAGCTCAGAAACATCAATGAGAGAATAAATGACCTTATTGAGGAGATGGGCAAGTTCAAATTAAGGGTTCTTGAAAACAACAGCAAACCTTTGAAGAACAGGCCTCAAACCTATTCATACGTGCACGAATCGCGAGTTATTTTTGGAAGAGATGAAGATAAAGAGAAGTTATTGCAGATGCTGATCAGTGATTGTTTTGATGAGAAAGTGGCTGTGGTTTCTGTCATAGGTATGGGTGGTTTGGGTAAGACGACACTTGCTCAGTTGGTCTACGCAGATGAAAGGGTCAAGAAACAGTTTGAACTTTGTATATGGGTATGTGTTTCTGATGATTTCGATGTGGCAAAGCTTGCTAGAAAGATCATACATACAGCTTCTGGGAAAATTTGTGATCATACGAACATGGAAGTGCTTCAACAGGATCTGCGACAAATCTTGAGGAAGAAGAGATATTTGTTGGTCTTAGATGATGTATGGAATGAAGATTTCAAAAAGTGGACTGATCTTAAAAACATGCTGCTTGGTGGAGGAGAAGGAAGTAGAATTCTTGTGACCACACGCAATGAGAAATGCTCCAGAGTAATGGGTGCAGGGAAACATTATATTCTAAAGGGTTTATCAGAAAAAAGCTCTTGGGCTTTATTTGCGCAGAAAGCATTTGCTACACATGTACCGAAACAACCAAAATTGGTGGAAATTGGTGAAAAGATTGTTGAAAAATGTCAAGGGTTACCTCTTGCCATAGAAGTGTTGGGGAGTATCATGCATTGtaagaatgaagaaaatgaatggcAGGCTGTGTTGGAAAATGAGACCTGGAAGTTACAACATacagaaaataaaatcataccAGAGCTATGGCTAAGCTATGTTGATTTGCCTACTCATTTAAAGAAATGTTTTGCCTTTTGCGCCATATTCCCGAAGGATCACAAAATTGAGGAAGAGAAGCTGATTCAATTTTGGATGGCTCATGGGTTTATTCCATCTCAAAAAGGAAATGATATGGAAGATGAAGGGCGAGAGATTTTCACTGAATTGACAAGGAGATCTCTTTTACAATATCGTTATTATCGTCGTGCAAGTACAATTGGAAGAGTGTGTAAGATGCATGATCTCATCCATGATCTGGCACACTTTGTTATGGAGAATGAATGCTTCACATCGATGAAAAGCAGTGTGCCCAACAAAATCCCAATACGGCCACGTCATTTGAATTTATATGCTGATATAAATTATAACCAAGGTGATTGCTCCATCATCCATAGTGTGTTACATTGCCGAAGAGACTATAGTTTGTTGTCAAAGCTGAAGTTGGTGAGAGTGCTCGACTTGAGTCATGCATACATTGATGAGTTGCCTGCATCGATAGAGCATTTGCACCATCTAAGATATCTTGATATTTCTGATACTGATATTAGGAAGCTACCAGAGTCCATTTGTATGTTGGTTAATCTGCAGATGTTGAATCTCAATGGTTGTGAAAGACTTTCTGAGCTTCCCAAGAGCATAAGATACATGAAGAGTCTTAGACACCTTCTTTTTTATTACTGTCCGCAGTTCAAGACATTCCCTGCTGGTTTGAGTCGATTATGCGACTTGAAAACGCTAACAGGATATATTGTGGGAGATGATGCAGAGAACAACATAGGACAGTTAAAGTCCTTGAATCTCTCTGGTGAACTTGCTTTGTATGACCTCCAGAAGGTGAAGAATGCTGATGATGCTAGAAAAGCTAAATTGgataacaaacaaaatattcacACATTGAAAttaagttggggaaatgatGATGACAAATGTTGTTCAATAGAAAATGCGGAGGAGGTGTTGGAGGCCTTGAAATGTCacgataaattaaaaaatcttacAGTAAGTTATTATCCGGGCAGACAATTTCCTATGTGGATGAGGGAAAGGCAACAATTCCAGTATCTAAATCAGATCAATCTACTTAAATGCAGAGAATGTGAGCAACTCCATCCACTTGAGATTTTACCAAGTCTGGAGTCTCTCAGTATGAGTGAAATGGATGGCATCAAATACATTGTTTACAACAGTGGAGGCAACACACTGCAACCATTCCCTACCTTGAAGCATTTATTAATATCTGGAATGAGGAACCTAGAGGGATGGTGTGTGGAGGAGGTTAGAGGAGCAAATTGGTCCTTATTTCCACGCCTTACTTTTATGGATATTACAAGATGCCCCAAGCTGATAACCATGCCACCCCAGATATTGCCCTGTCTTGAGAATCTTAGTATCAGTGAAATGGATAGCATTAAACACATTGTTAACAACAGAAGAGGCATCACACTGCAATCATTCCCTGCATTGAAGAAGTTGACATTATCAGAAATGAGGAACCTTGAGTGGTGGTGTGTGGAGGAGGGTGGAGAAGCAAATCTATCCTTGTTTCCATGTCTCATTCGGATGGATATAACAGGATGCCCCCAAGTTGACAACCATGCCACTAGAGATTTTTACCCTGTCTTGAGTATCTTAGCATCAGTGACATAG
- the LOC120265815 gene encoding uncharacterized protein LOC120265815 has translation MKNLEGWCLEEGRETNLSLFPCLIRMDIRRCPKFSTVPRIPTLQELHMERSFCESQISLVSKERRFFKHLESLRSLTINSCTEELVLSLEDEEETRVMKASLESLDIGNCNQLSLTLVLQNLPSLRDLWVGSLGKLVFWPDGMQVSSDFWL, from the exons atgaAGAACCTAGAGGGGTGGTGTCTGGAGGAGGGTAGAGAAACAAATCTGTCCTTGTTTCCATGCCTCATTCGGATGGATATTAGAAGATGTCCAAAATTTTCAACCGTGCCACGCATTCCAACTCTCCAAGAGTTACATATGGAGCGATCATTCTGTGAGTCACAAATCTCTCTCGTGTCCAAGGAAAGAAGGTTCTTCAAGCATCTGGAATCTCTTCGGAGTTTGACTATAAATTCTTGTACTGAGGAATTGGTTTTGTCgctggaagatgaagaggagacAAGAGTCATGAAGGCATCACTTGAGAGTTTAGATATTGGCAATTGCAATCAGTTATCATTGACATTGGTTTTGCAGAACCTTCCATCTCTGAGAGACCTATGGGTGGGGTCGCTTGGAAAGCTGGTTTTCTGGCCAGACGGGATGCAAG TGTCTTCGGATTTCTGGCTGTGA